The Megalopta genalis isolate 19385.01 chromosome 12, iyMegGena1_principal, whole genome shotgun sequence genome window below encodes:
- the Atg13 gene encoding autophagy-related 13 isoform X2 yields the protein MSALKLSMQDKRDLDKFTKFLALKAAQIIVQSRSGEKVSTKCKPNSSGTDWFNLAIHDVPEVLAEAKRALCGEIVISTIPLCIEISLRTVEGDTMVLETWSLHVLPEHSDPTIRVTYTVYNRMGILLKSLLSMSRVTPAYKLSRRQGPDSYVICYKMYVGEPQLHTLGDNYKNVRVGQLCTPVGTIHLSVSYRTKMTISPTHTGRDSIMVKSDHFHSDLSPRNTRYQQSEETSKSLSDTIKVGAFVVNKSVTVNEEDFVIPDVPFSSLLTPRQTSPPPVTVAEAASTKTAITTTTTDSGNGNHERLINDNTTSKCNSQNGSRRSSCSITSANDDFIMKTPFAGTNTNSDLGAFYRECQSAPQLQAFMEERTLAEQVGGDLTKQLETFETNMRRYEDILSSLCHSENNN from the exons ATGTCTGCATTAAAATTGAGTATGCAAGATAAAAGGGACTTGGATAAGTTCACTAAATTCTTGGCATTGAAAGCTGCACAAATTATAGTGCAATCGAGATCAGGAGAAAAGGTCAGCACAAAGTGTAAACCAAATTCATCTGGAACAGATTGG TTCAATTTAGCTATTCACGATGTACCAGAAGTTTTGGCTGAAGCTAAAAGAGCACTATGTGGGGAAATAGTTATCTCAACTATACCTCTATGTATCGAAATCTCTTTAAGGACAGTTGAAGGTGACACAATGGTTTTAGAAACATGGAGCCTTCATGTTTTACCTGAACATAGTGATCCTACCATCAGAGTAACATACACAGTATATAACAGAATGggaattttattgaaatcattATTGTCTATGTCAAGAGTTACTCCAGCTTATAAGCTGAGTAGACGGCAAGGTCCAGACTCTTATGTTATCTGTTATAAAATGTATGTAGGAGAACCACAGCTGCATACTTTAG gTGATAATTACAAAAATGTTAGAGTAGGTCAATTGTGCACACCAGTAGGTACAATTCATTTATCAGTATCATATAGAACAAAGATGACTATTTCTCCTACTCATACTGGTCGTGATTCAATAATGGTAAAGAGTGATCATTTTCACTCAGATTTAAGTCCTCGTAACACAAGATATCAACAGAG TGAAGAAACGTCAAAATCTCTCAGTGATACTATTAAAGTGGGAGCCTTTGTAGTCAATAAATCTGTTACTGTTAACGAAGAGGACTTTGTTATACCAGATGTACCTTTTAGTTCTTTGTTAACTCCTAGACAAACTTCTCCTCCTCCTGTCACAGTCGCTGAGGCTGCAAGCACAAAGACTGCAATTACAACTACCACTACAGACAGCGGCAATGGAAATCATGAAAGACTTATAAATGATAATACAACGTCAAAATGCAACTCGCAAAATGGATCTAGGAGAAGTAGTTGCTCAATAACGAGTGCCAACGACGATTTTATTATG aaAACTCCGTTTGCTGGTACAAATACCAATAGTGATTTAGGAGCATTTTATCGGGAATGTCAAAGTGCACCTCAACTTCAAGCTTTTATGGAAGAAAGAACGCTTGCTGAACAAGTAGGAGGCGACCTTACAAAACAGTTGGAAACATTTGAAACAAACATGCGGCGGTATGAGGATATTCTGTCATCACTATGTCATTCAgaaaataataactaa
- the Atg13 gene encoding autophagy-related 13 isoform X1, producing the protein MSALKLSMQDKRDLDKFTKFLALKAAQIIVQSRSGEKVSTKCKPNSSGTDWFNLAIHDVPEVLAEAKRALCGEIVISTIPLCIEISLRTVEGDTMVLETWSLHVLPEHSDPTIRVTYTVYNRMGILLKSLLSMSRVTPAYKLSRRQGPDSYVICYKMYVGEPQLHTLGDNYKNVRVGQLCTPVGTIHLSVSYRTKMTISPTHTGRDSIMVKSDHFHSDLSPRNTRYQQSEETSKSLSDTIKVGAFVVNKSVTVNEEDFVIPDVPFSSLLTPRQTSPPPVTVAEAASTKTAITTTTTDSGNGNHERLINDNTTSKCNSQNGSRRSSCSITSANDDFIMVDLKTPFAGTNTNSDLGAFYRECQSAPQLQAFMEERTLAEQVGGDLTKQLETFETNMRRYEDILSSLCHSENNN; encoded by the exons ATGTCTGCATTAAAATTGAGTATGCAAGATAAAAGGGACTTGGATAAGTTCACTAAATTCTTGGCATTGAAAGCTGCACAAATTATAGTGCAATCGAGATCAGGAGAAAAGGTCAGCACAAAGTGTAAACCAAATTCATCTGGAACAGATTGG TTCAATTTAGCTATTCACGATGTACCAGAAGTTTTGGCTGAAGCTAAAAGAGCACTATGTGGGGAAATAGTTATCTCAACTATACCTCTATGTATCGAAATCTCTTTAAGGACAGTTGAAGGTGACACAATGGTTTTAGAAACATGGAGCCTTCATGTTTTACCTGAACATAGTGATCCTACCATCAGAGTAACATACACAGTATATAACAGAATGggaattttattgaaatcattATTGTCTATGTCAAGAGTTACTCCAGCTTATAAGCTGAGTAGACGGCAAGGTCCAGACTCTTATGTTATCTGTTATAAAATGTATGTAGGAGAACCACAGCTGCATACTTTAG gTGATAATTACAAAAATGTTAGAGTAGGTCAATTGTGCACACCAGTAGGTACAATTCATTTATCAGTATCATATAGAACAAAGATGACTATTTCTCCTACTCATACTGGTCGTGATTCAATAATGGTAAAGAGTGATCATTTTCACTCAGATTTAAGTCCTCGTAACACAAGATATCAACAGAG TGAAGAAACGTCAAAATCTCTCAGTGATACTATTAAAGTGGGAGCCTTTGTAGTCAATAAATCTGTTACTGTTAACGAAGAGGACTTTGTTATACCAGATGTACCTTTTAGTTCTTTGTTAACTCCTAGACAAACTTCTCCTCCTCCTGTCACAGTCGCTGAGGCTGCAAGCACAAAGACTGCAATTACAACTACCACTACAGACAGCGGCAATGGAAATCATGAAAGACTTATAAATGATAATACAACGTCAAAATGCAACTCGCAAAATGGATCTAGGAGAAGTAGTTGCTCAATAACGAGTGCCAACGACGATTTTATTATGGTAGATTTG aaAACTCCGTTTGCTGGTACAAATACCAATAGTGATTTAGGAGCATTTTATCGGGAATGTCAAAGTGCACCTCAACTTCAAGCTTTTATGGAAGAAAGAACGCTTGCTGAACAAGTAGGAGGCGACCTTACAAAACAGTTGGAAACATTTGAAACAAACATGCGGCGGTATGAGGATATTCTGTCATCACTATGTCATTCAgaaaataataactaa
- the LOC117222972 gene encoding guanine nucleotide-binding protein subunit beta-like protein 1 isoform X1 — protein MALLPPDPIYLFRSDMGSIHSILFQITSHVELLYAGTGKGNVHVWNLETNRQLCQFRSGQESCLSLQSLDGENLFVQHKCGLINAYIRTESDWIKYKSIDIDFYHYCRFQTFSQNELFVPLKESKVGILSTNTFSMELELSPPNIEQLGEVMVIKPMKHKQLVLVGYECGKLLLWDIRQNKILNYLVTEPCPMALDFDITLMKGIISGPSDQLQVFTLSENHIFCDRTKIKLTNPGTSVITIRPDTKIVAIGGWDSRVRIYSWKNLRPLAVLDQHRDTVQDIGYSSDKVRTYDKRIMATAAKDGYIALWNIYN, from the exons ATGGCGTTACTTCCGCCGGATCCTATATACCTTTTCCGAAGTGATATGGGAAGTATTCATTctattctttttcaaataactTCCCATGTAGAACTACTTTATGCAGGTACTGGTAAAGGAAATGTTCATGTCTGGAATTTAGAA ACAAATCGACAGTTGTGTCAGTTTAGATCAGGTCAAGAGTCATGTTTAAGTTTACAAAGTTTGGATGGAGAGAACTTGTTTGTACAACATAAATGTGGTTTAATAAATGCATATATAAGAACCGAATCCGACTGGATTAAGTACAAATCAATTGATATAGATTTTTATCATTATTGCAG GTTTCAAACATTTTCTCAAAATGAGCTATTTGTACCACTTAAGGAATCTAAAGTTGGAatattatctacaaatacatttAGCATGGAGTTAGAACTGAGTCCTCCAAACATTGAACAGTTAGGAGAAGTGATGGTAATCAAACCAATGAAACATAAACAATTGGTTTTAGTGGGTTATGAATGCGGCAAATTACTTTTATGGGACATTAGACAAAACAAGATTTTAAATTACTTAGTAACTGAACCATGTCCAATGGCTTTGGATTTTGATATTACTTTAATGAAAGGTATAATTTCTGGACCTTCAGATCAGTTACag GTATTTACTTTGTCagaaaatcatatattttgtgatagaacaaaaattaaATTGACAAATCCTGGCACATCTGTAATCACTATAAGGCCTGATACTAAGATTGTAGCAATTGGAGGATGGGACAGTCGAGTTCGAATATATTCTTGGAAAAATTTAAGACCATTAGCTGTTCTGGACCAACATAGAGATACAGTACAGGACATTGGATACTCTTCAGATAAAGTAAGAACATATGATAAACGTATAATGGCTACAGCTGCAAAAGATGGATATATTGCATTGTGGAATATTTACAATTAA
- the LOC117222972 gene encoding guanine nucleotide-binding protein subunit beta-like protein 1 isoform X3 gives MALLPPDPIYLFRSDMGSIHSILFQITSHVELLYAGTGKGNVHVWNLETNRQLCQFRSGQESCLSLQSLDGENLFVQHKCGLINAYIRTESDWIKYKSIDIDFYHYCRFQTFSQNELFVPLKESKVGILSTNTFSMELELSPPNIEQLGEVMVIKPMKHKQLVLVGYECGKLLLWDIRQNKILNYLVTEPCPMALDFDITLMKGIISGPSDQLQVFTLSENHIFCDRTKIKLTNPGTSVITIRPDTKIVAIGGWDSRVRIYSWKNLRPLAVLDQHRDTVQDIGYSSDKN, from the exons ATGGCGTTACTTCCGCCGGATCCTATATACCTTTTCCGAAGTGATATGGGAAGTATTCATTctattctttttcaaataactTCCCATGTAGAACTACTTTATGCAGGTACTGGTAAAGGAAATGTTCATGTCTGGAATTTAGAA ACAAATCGACAGTTGTGTCAGTTTAGATCAGGTCAAGAGTCATGTTTAAGTTTACAAAGTTTGGATGGAGAGAACTTGTTTGTACAACATAAATGTGGTTTAATAAATGCATATATAAGAACCGAATCCGACTGGATTAAGTACAAATCAATTGATATAGATTTTTATCATTATTGCAG GTTTCAAACATTTTCTCAAAATGAGCTATTTGTACCACTTAAGGAATCTAAAGTTGGAatattatctacaaatacatttAGCATGGAGTTAGAACTGAGTCCTCCAAACATTGAACAGTTAGGAGAAGTGATGGTAATCAAACCAATGAAACATAAACAATTGGTTTTAGTGGGTTATGAATGCGGCAAATTACTTTTATGGGACATTAGACAAAACAAGATTTTAAATTACTTAGTAACTGAACCATGTCCAATGGCTTTGGATTTTGATATTACTTTAATGAAAGGTATAATTTCTGGACCTTCAGATCAGTTACag GTATTTACTTTGTCagaaaatcatatattttgtgatagaacaaaaattaaATTGACAAATCCTGGCACATCTGTAATCACTATAAGGCCTGATACTAAGATTGTAGCAATTGGAGGATGGGACAGTCGAGTTCGAATATATTCTTGGAAAAATTTAAGACCATTAGCTGTTCTGGACCAACATAGAGATACAGTACAGGACATTGGATACTCTTCAGATAAA aattaa
- the LOC117222972 gene encoding guanine nucleotide-binding protein subunit beta-like protein 1 isoform X2, which yields MALLPPDPIYLFRSDMGSIHSILFQITSHVELLYAGTGKGNVHVWNLETNRQLCQFRSGQESCLSLQSLDGENLFVQHKCGLINAYIRTESDWIKYKSIDIDFYHYCRFQTFSQNELFVPLKESKVGILSTNTFSMELELSPPNIEQLGEVMVIKPMKHKQLVLVGYECGKLLLWDIRQNKILNYLVTEPCPMALDFDITLMKGIISGPSDQLQVFTLSENHIFCDRTKIKLTNPGTSVITIRPDTKIVAIGGWDSRVRIYSWKNLRPLAVLDQHRDTVQDIGYSSDKNNGRAIDKKIEKLQHR from the exons ATGGCGTTACTTCCGCCGGATCCTATATACCTTTTCCGAAGTGATATGGGAAGTATTCATTctattctttttcaaataactTCCCATGTAGAACTACTTTATGCAGGTACTGGTAAAGGAAATGTTCATGTCTGGAATTTAGAA ACAAATCGACAGTTGTGTCAGTTTAGATCAGGTCAAGAGTCATGTTTAAGTTTACAAAGTTTGGATGGAGAGAACTTGTTTGTACAACATAAATGTGGTTTAATAAATGCATATATAAGAACCGAATCCGACTGGATTAAGTACAAATCAATTGATATAGATTTTTATCATTATTGCAG GTTTCAAACATTTTCTCAAAATGAGCTATTTGTACCACTTAAGGAATCTAAAGTTGGAatattatctacaaatacatttAGCATGGAGTTAGAACTGAGTCCTCCAAACATTGAACAGTTAGGAGAAGTGATGGTAATCAAACCAATGAAACATAAACAATTGGTTTTAGTGGGTTATGAATGCGGCAAATTACTTTTATGGGACATTAGACAAAACAAGATTTTAAATTACTTAGTAACTGAACCATGTCCAATGGCTTTGGATTTTGATATTACTTTAATGAAAGGTATAATTTCTGGACCTTCAGATCAGTTACag GTATTTACTTTGTCagaaaatcatatattttgtgatagaacaaaaattaaATTGACAAATCCTGGCACATCTGTAATCACTATAAGGCCTGATACTAAGATTGTAGCAATTGGAGGATGGGACAGTCGAGTTCGAATATATTCTTGGAAAAATTTAAGACCATTAGCTGTTCTGGACCAACATAGAGATACAGTACAGGACATTGGATACTCTTCAGATAAA